One Mycolicibacterium pulveris genomic region harbors:
- the ipdE2 gene encoding acyl-CoA dehydrogenase IpdE2: MTEERQLLRDTVAALIDKHAPPAAVRAAMDSERGYDEALWQLLCEQVGAAALVVPEEMGGAGGELADAAVVLEELGKALVPTPLLGTTLAELALLAADEPDADAVGGLAEGARLGAVVFDPGYVVNGDVADVVIAADGARLTRWTSFTATRVDTMDPTRPLARVDPQETTDIGADPGLADSAAILLAAEQIGAASRCLDLTVQYTKDRVQFGRPIGSFQALKHRMADLYVLVQSARAVVDDAISAPSPTSAALARVSASEAFAKVAAEAVQMHGGIAITWEHDIQLYFKRAHGSAQLLGSPREHLRRLEAEVL; the protein is encoded by the coding sequence GTGACCGAGGAACGTCAGCTACTGCGCGACACCGTTGCGGCGCTGATCGACAAGCACGCCCCGCCGGCGGCCGTGCGTGCGGCGATGGATTCCGAGCGCGGTTACGACGAGGCGCTGTGGCAGCTGTTGTGCGAGCAGGTCGGGGCCGCGGCGCTGGTGGTGCCCGAGGAGATGGGCGGGGCGGGCGGTGAACTGGCCGACGCGGCCGTCGTCCTCGAGGAACTCGGCAAGGCGTTGGTGCCCACGCCGCTGCTCGGCACCACGCTCGCCGAACTGGCGCTGCTGGCCGCCGATGAGCCCGACGCCGACGCCGTCGGGGGCCTGGCCGAAGGCGCGCGGCTGGGCGCGGTCGTGTTCGACCCCGGCTATGTGGTCAACGGCGACGTCGCCGATGTCGTGATCGCCGCCGACGGTGCCCGGCTGACCCGCTGGACCAGCTTCACCGCGACCCGCGTCGACACCATGGATCCGACGCGCCCGCTGGCACGGGTCGACCCGCAGGAGACCACCGACATCGGCGCCGACCCCGGCCTTGCCGACAGCGCGGCGATCCTGCTGGCCGCCGAGCAGATCGGGGCCGCGTCACGCTGCCTGGATTTGACGGTGCAGTACACCAAGGACCGGGTGCAGTTCGGCCGCCCGATCGGCAGCTTTCAGGCGCTCAAGCACCGGATGGCCGACCTGTACGTGCTTGTCCAGTCCGCGAGGGCCGTGGTCGATGACGCGATCAGCGCGCCGTCACCCACCTCGGCGGCACTGGCCCGGGTGTCGGCGAGCGAGGCGTTCGCCAAGGTCGCCGCGGAGGCGGTACAGATGCACGGCGGCATCGCGATCACCTGGGAGCACGACATCCAGCTGTACTTCAAGCGTGCGCACGGCAGCGCGCAGCTGCTCGGGTCGCCGCGGGAGCATCTACGGCGGCTCGAAGCCGAAGTGCTCTAA
- a CDS encoding acyl-CoA dehydrogenase family protein, with protein MKFDLDEQQRDFAASIDAALGAADLPGAVRAWAAGDTTPGRKIWSQLADLGITALNVAEKYDGIEAHPVDLVVAAERLGRWCVPGPVTESIAVAPVLLADDERSGALASGELIVTVAMPPQVPRALDGNVADAILVATDGEVRDGTAGAHHESVDPSRKLFDVTATGEAQPADVAQAYEFGALATAAQLVGAGQAMLDMSVEYAKQRSQFGKVIGTYQAIKHKLADVHIAVELARPLVYGAALSLADGSPDTARDVSAAKAAASDAALLAARSALQTHGAIGFTQEHDLSLWLLRVQALRSAWGDPTVHRRRVLEAL; from the coding sequence ATGAAATTCGATCTAGACGAACAGCAGCGCGATTTCGCCGCGAGCATCGACGCCGCGCTCGGTGCTGCCGACCTACCCGGTGCGGTGCGGGCGTGGGCGGCCGGTGACACCACACCGGGCCGCAAGATCTGGTCGCAGCTGGCCGACCTCGGGATCACGGCGCTGAACGTGGCCGAGAAGTACGACGGAATCGAAGCGCATCCCGTCGACCTGGTGGTCGCCGCCGAACGGTTGGGCCGCTGGTGCGTGCCCGGCCCGGTCACCGAATCCATCGCGGTGGCACCGGTTCTGCTCGCCGACGACGAACGCAGCGGTGCCCTCGCGTCCGGTGAGCTGATCGTGACCGTCGCCATGCCCCCACAGGTCCCGCGTGCCCTGGATGGGAATGTCGCCGACGCCATCTTGGTAGCCACCGACGGCGAGGTGCGCGACGGCACCGCCGGTGCGCACCACGAGTCCGTCGACCCCAGCCGAAAGTTGTTCGACGTCACAGCAACCGGGGAAGCCCAGCCGGCCGACGTGGCGCAGGCCTACGAGTTCGGGGCGCTGGCCACGGCCGCGCAACTGGTCGGAGCGGGGCAGGCGATGCTGGACATGTCGGTCGAGTACGCCAAGCAGCGCAGTCAGTTCGGCAAGGTGATCGGCACCTATCAGGCCATCAAGCACAAGCTGGCCGACGTGCACATCGCCGTCGAGCTGGCCCGGCCGCTGGTGTACGGCGCGGCGCTATCTCTGGCCGACGGATCACCGGACACCGCGCGTGACGTCAGCGCCGCCAAGGCCGCCGCCTCCGATGCCGCGCTGCTGGCGGCGCGTTCGGCGCTGCAGACCCACGGCGCGATCGGCTTCACCCAGGAACACGATCTGTCGCTGTGGCTGCTGCGGGTACAGGCGCTGCGCTCGGCGTGGGGTGACCCGACCGTGCACAGGCGACGGGTATTGGAGGCGTTGTGA
- a CDS encoding acyl-CoA dehydrogenase family protein — protein MDLSFDDATLEFQAEVREFLAANRDSFPTKSYDTAEGFEQHRRWDRVLYDAGLSVITWPEKYGGRDASLLQWVVYEEEYFRAGAPGRASANGTSMLAPTLFAHGTEEQLDRVLPKMATGEEIWAQAWSEPESGSDLASLRSTATRTDGGWLLNGQKIWSSRAPFGDRAFGLFRSDPEAERHRGLTYFMFDLKAEGITVRPIAQLGGDTGFGEIFLDDVFVPDNDVIGGVHDGWRAAMSTSSNERGMSLRSPARFLAPAERLVAQWKDNPDPAYADRVADAWIKAQAYRLHTFGTVTRLAAGGELGAESSVTKVFWSDLDVALHQTALDMRGPDAELADAWTDGLLFALGGPIYAGTNEIQRNIIAERLLGLPRK, from the coding sequence ATGGATCTGAGTTTCGACGACGCCACCCTCGAGTTCCAGGCCGAGGTGCGCGAGTTCCTCGCGGCGAACCGCGATTCGTTCCCGACGAAGTCCTACGACACCGCAGAGGGATTCGAGCAGCACCGCCGGTGGGACCGGGTGCTGTACGACGCCGGCCTGTCGGTGATCACCTGGCCCGAGAAGTACGGCGGCCGCGACGCTTCCCTGCTGCAGTGGGTGGTGTACGAGGAGGAGTACTTCCGTGCCGGCGCACCGGGGCGGGCCAGCGCGAACGGCACGTCGATGTTGGCGCCGACGTTGTTCGCGCACGGCACCGAGGAGCAGCTGGACCGGGTGCTGCCGAAAATGGCCACCGGTGAGGAGATCTGGGCCCAGGCTTGGTCGGAGCCGGAGTCCGGGAGCGATCTGGCGTCGCTGCGTTCGACGGCGACGCGCACCGACGGCGGCTGGCTGCTCAACGGTCAGAAGATCTGGAGTTCGCGGGCTCCGTTCGGGGACCGCGCGTTCGGGCTCTTCCGCTCCGATCCGGAGGCCGAACGCCACCGGGGTCTCACGTACTTCATGTTCGACCTGAAGGCCGAGGGCATCACTGTCCGGCCCATCGCCCAACTCGGTGGTGACACCGGGTTCGGGGAGATCTTCCTCGATGACGTGTTCGTCCCCGACAACGACGTCATCGGCGGCGTCCACGACGGATGGCGCGCGGCGATGAGCACGTCGAGTAACGAACGCGGAATGTCCCTGCGCAGCCCCGCACGCTTTCTGGCCCCGGCGGAACGGCTTGTGGCGCAGTGGAAAGACAACCCCGACCCGGCATACGCCGACCGGGTGGCCGACGCCTGGATCAAGGCGCAGGCGTACCGGCTGCACACCTTCGGCACGGTCACCAGGCTGGCCGCGGGCGGCGAGTTGGGCGCCGAGTCCAGCGTGACCAAGGTGTTCTGGTCCGACCTCGACGTCGCACTGCATCAGACCGCGCTGGACATGCGCGGCCCGGACGCCGAGCTCGCCGACGCATGGACCGACGGGTTGCTGTTCGCCCTTGGTGGGCCGATTTACGCCGGTACCAACGAGATTCAGCGCAACATCATCGCCGAGCGGCTTCTGGGTCTCCCCCGAAAGTAG
- the fadD3 gene encoding 3-((3aS,4S,7aS)-7a-methyl-1,5-dioxo-octahydro-1H-inden-4-yl)propanoate--CoA ligase FadD3, translating to MSSDPRTIPQVLDLTADRFRDHPALVTDVRTFTFAELRDEVRTAAAAMIDLGIEAGDRVAIWSPNTWHWVVACLATHYAGGVVVPLNTRYTAGEAADVIARTGAPLLFASGEFLGADKAASIDRDALAQLRHVVRVPIEKDDGTWDEFIARGAGRTGDVDARAAAVKPDDVSDILFTSGTTGRSKGALCAHRQSLDAPAAWAECGRLTSADRYLCINPFFHNFGYKAGILACLQTGATLFPQLTFDPEKAMQAVAEHRITVLPGPPTIYQTLLDHPRRGDYDLSSLRFAVTGAATIPVVLIERMQNELDIDIVLTAYGLTEASGFGTMCRPDDDAVTVATTCGRPIAGFELRIDNPDDDGAGEVLLRGPNVMLGYLDDPEATAEAIDADGWLHTGDVGRVDDRGNLQITDRLKDMYICGGFNVYPAEVEQVLARLDGVAESAVIGVPDERLGEVGKAFLVTKPGVELDEETVIAYTREHLANFKVPRSVEFLDALPRNPGGKVVKPLLRERA from the coding sequence ATGAGTTCGGATCCAAGGACCATTCCCCAGGTCTTGGACCTCACCGCCGACCGATTCCGGGACCACCCCGCCCTGGTCACCGACGTCCGCACGTTCACGTTCGCCGAACTGCGCGACGAGGTCCGCACGGCCGCCGCGGCGATGATCGACCTGGGCATCGAGGCCGGCGACCGGGTCGCGATCTGGTCGCCCAACACCTGGCACTGGGTGGTGGCCTGCCTGGCCACCCACTACGCGGGCGGGGTCGTGGTGCCGTTGAACACCCGCTACACCGCCGGTGAGGCAGCCGACGTGATCGCCCGCACCGGGGCACCGCTGCTGTTCGCCTCCGGGGAGTTCCTCGGCGCGGACAAGGCCGCCTCGATCGACCGGGACGCGCTGGCGCAACTGCGCCACGTCGTGCGCGTGCCGATCGAGAAGGACGACGGCACCTGGGACGAGTTCATCGCGCGCGGGGCCGGCCGGACCGGCGACGTGGACGCCCGCGCCGCCGCGGTGAAGCCCGACGACGTGTCCGACATCTTGTTCACCTCGGGAACCACCGGCCGTAGCAAGGGCGCGCTGTGCGCACACCGGCAGTCGCTGGACGCGCCCGCCGCGTGGGCGGAATGCGGGCGGCTCACCAGCGCCGACCGCTACCTGTGCATCAACCCGTTCTTCCACAACTTCGGCTACAAGGCAGGCATCCTCGCCTGCCTGCAGACCGGCGCGACGCTGTTCCCTCAGCTCACCTTCGACCCCGAGAAGGCGATGCAGGCCGTGGCCGAGCACCGCATCACCGTGTTGCCCGGTCCCCCAACGATTTACCAGACGCTGCTGGATCACCCCCGCCGCGGCGATTACGACCTGTCGTCGCTGCGGTTCGCGGTCACCGGCGCCGCGACGATCCCGGTGGTGCTGATCGAGCGCATGCAGAACGAGTTGGATATCGACATCGTGCTGACCGCGTACGGGCTGACCGAGGCCAGCGGCTTCGGCACCATGTGCCGGCCGGACGACGACGCGGTGACCGTCGCGACCACATGCGGGCGCCCGATCGCCGGCTTCGAACTGCGCATCGACAACCCCGACGACGACGGCGCCGGCGAGGTGCTGCTGCGCGGCCCCAATGTGATGCTCGGCTACCTCGACGACCCCGAGGCCACTGCGGAGGCCATCGACGCCGACGGTTGGCTGCACACCGGCGACGTGGGCCGCGTCGACGACAGGGGCAACCTGCAGATCACCGACCGCCTCAAAGACATGTACATCTGCGGCGGGTTCAACGTGTATCCGGCCGAGGTCGAGCAGGTGCTGGCCCGACTCGACGGGGTCGCCGAATCTGCGGTGATCGGTGTGCCCGACGAGCGACTCGGCGAGGTCGGCAAGGCGTTTCTGGTCACCAAACCCGGGGTCGAGCTGGACGAGGAGACCGTGATCGCTTACACGCGAGAGCATTTGGCGAACTTCAAGGTGCCGCGATCGGTGGAGTTCCTCGACGCGCTGCCGCGCAATCCTGGCGGCAAGGTCGTCAAGCCACTGCTGAGGGAAAGAGCCTGA
- the ipdE1 gene encoding acyl-CoA dehydrogenase IpdE1, producing MIGVEEFRAEVRDWLAENLVGEFAALKGLGGPGREHEAFEERRAWNQHLAAAGLTCLGWPEEHGGRGLSVAHRVAFYEEYAIANAPAKVNHFGEELLGPTLIAYGTPEQQQRFLPEILDVTELWCQGYSEPGAGSDLANVSTTAELDGDQWVINGQKVWTSLAHWAQWCFVVARTEKGSKRHAGLSYLLVPLDQPGVQIRPIVQLTGDSEFNEVFFDDARTDASLVVGEPGDGWRVAMGTLTFERGVSTLGQQIEYARELSGVAELAKRTGAADDPLIRERLTRSWVGLRTMRSYALATMDVEQPGQDNVSKLLWANWHRELGEIAMDVLGREGLTLSDGDFDEWQRLYLFSRADTIYGGSNEIQRNIIAERVLGLPREPKG from the coding sequence GTGATTGGGGTCGAGGAGTTCCGGGCCGAGGTCCGCGACTGGCTGGCCGAGAACCTGGTCGGCGAGTTCGCCGCGCTCAAGGGCCTCGGCGGCCCGGGGCGCGAGCACGAGGCCTTCGAGGAGCGCCGGGCGTGGAACCAGCACCTGGCCGCCGCCGGGCTGACCTGTCTGGGCTGGCCGGAGGAGCACGGCGGGCGCGGGCTGTCGGTGGCGCACCGGGTGGCGTTCTACGAGGAGTACGCGATCGCCAATGCGCCCGCGAAGGTCAACCACTTCGGTGAGGAGCTGCTCGGGCCGACGCTGATCGCCTACGGCACCCCCGAGCAGCAGCAGCGGTTTCTGCCGGAGATTCTCGACGTGACCGAGCTGTGGTGCCAGGGCTATTCGGAGCCGGGTGCTGGCAGTGACCTCGCCAACGTGTCGACGACCGCCGAGCTCGACGGCGACCAGTGGGTGATCAACGGGCAGAAGGTGTGGACGTCGCTGGCGCACTGGGCGCAGTGGTGCTTCGTCGTCGCCCGCACCGAGAAGGGCTCCAAGCGGCATGCGGGCCTGTCGTATCTGCTGGTACCACTGGACCAGCCCGGCGTGCAGATCCGCCCGATCGTGCAACTCACCGGCGACTCGGAGTTCAACGAGGTGTTCTTCGACGACGCCCGCACGGACGCCTCGTTGGTGGTCGGCGAACCCGGCGACGGCTGGCGGGTGGCGATGGGCACGCTGACGTTCGAGCGCGGAGTGTCGACACTCGGTCAACAGATCGAGTACGCCCGCGAGCTGTCCGGAGTCGCGGAACTGGCCAAACGCACTGGCGCAGCCGATGATCCGCTGATCCGGGAGCGGCTGACCCGATCATGGGTCGGCCTGCGCACGATGCGGTCGTACGCGCTGGCGACCATGGATGTGGAGCAGCCCGGTCAAGACAACGTGTCGAAGTTGTTGTGGGCCAACTGGCATCGCGAGCTCGGTGAGATCGCGATGGACGTGCTCGGCCGCGAAGGGCTGACGCTGAGCGACGGCGATTTCGACGAATGGCAGCGGCTGTACCTGTTCTCGCGCGCCGACACCATCTACGGCGGCTCCAACGAAATCCAGCGCAACATCATCGCCGAGCGGGTGCTCGGACTACCGAGGGAACCAAAAGGGTGA
- the ipdF gene encoding (5R,7aS)-5-hydroxy-7a-methyl-1-oxo-2,3,5,6,7,7a-hexahydro-1H-indene-carboxyl-CoA reductase, producing MTKNLSVAPNEIEGHGLLAGKVVVVTAAAGTGIGSAVARRALAEGADVVISDHHERRLGETRDQLTELNLGRVESVVCDVTSTAQVDALIASTTARMGRLDVLVNNAGLGGQTPVVDMTDEEWDRVLDVTLTSVMRATRAALRYFRDADHGGVIVNNASVLGWRAQHSQSHYAAAKAGVMALTRCSAIEAVEHGVRINAVSPSIARHKFLEKTSSADLLDRLSEGEAFGRAAEPWEVAATIAFLASDYSSYLTGEVIAVSSQHP from the coding sequence GTGACGAAGAATCTTTCTGTAGCTCCGAACGAGATTGAGGGACACGGTCTTCTCGCCGGCAAAGTGGTCGTCGTGACGGCGGCCGCGGGCACCGGCATCGGGTCGGCGGTGGCGCGGCGGGCGTTGGCCGAAGGTGCGGACGTCGTCATCTCCGACCACCACGAACGCCGGCTCGGCGAAACCCGCGATCAGCTGACGGAACTCAACCTCGGCCGGGTGGAGAGCGTGGTGTGTGACGTCACCTCCACCGCCCAGGTCGACGCGCTGATCGCCTCGACGACCGCGCGGATGGGCCGGTTGGACGTGCTGGTCAACAACGCCGGTCTCGGCGGGCAGACGCCGGTGGTCGACATGACCGACGAGGAGTGGGACCGCGTCCTCGACGTGACCCTGACGTCGGTGATGCGCGCGACCCGCGCGGCGCTGCGTTACTTCCGCGACGCCGACCACGGCGGCGTGATCGTCAACAATGCCAGCGTATTGGGTTGGCGCGCCCAGCATTCGCAGTCGCACTATGCGGCGGCCAAGGCCGGTGTCATGGCGCTGACACGGTGCAGCGCGATCGAGGCCGTCGAACACGGCGTGCGGATCAACGCGGTGTCGCCGAGCATCGCGCGGCACAAGTTCCTGGAGAAGACCAGCAGCGCCGACCTGTTGGACCGGTTGTCGGAAGGTGAAGCGTTCGGCCGTGCCGCCGAGCCGTGGGAGGTCGCCGCGACGATCGCGTTCCTGGCCAGCGACTACTCCAGTTACCTCACTGGAGAAGTGATCGCGGTGTCGAGCCAGCACCCATGA
- the kstR2 gene encoding TetR family transcriptional regulator KstR2, giving the protein MNSQPVGQPPTRRDELLELAATMFAERGLKATTVRDIADSAGILSGSLYHHFSSKEEMVDEVLRNFLDWLFARYQEIVDTEPNPLERLKGLFMASFEAIEHRHAQVVIYQDEAKRLSAQDRFAYVEQRNQEQRKMWLDLLNQGVEEGYFRPDIDVDLVYRFIRDTTWVSVRWYQPGGPLTAEEVGRQYLAIVLGGITREKD; this is encoded by the coding sequence ATGAATAGCCAGCCGGTCGGTCAGCCACCCACCCGCCGCGACGAGCTTCTCGAGCTCGCCGCGACGATGTTCGCCGAGCGCGGTCTCAAGGCGACGACGGTCCGCGACATCGCCGACAGCGCGGGCATCTTGTCCGGCAGCTTGTATCACCACTTCTCCTCCAAGGAGGAGATGGTCGACGAGGTGCTACGCAACTTCCTGGACTGGCTGTTCGCCCGCTACCAGGAGATCGTCGACACCGAGCCCAACCCGCTCGAGCGGCTCAAAGGTCTGTTCATGGCGTCGTTCGAGGCGATCGAGCACCGGCATGCCCAAGTCGTCATCTACCAGGACGAGGCCAAACGGCTCTCGGCGCAGGACCGGTTCGCCTACGTCGAGCAGCGCAATCAAGAGCAGCGCAAGATGTGGCTGGACCTGCTCAACCAGGGCGTCGAGGAGGGCTACTTCCGGCCCGACATCGACGTCGACCTGGTGTACCGGTTCATCCGGGACACCACCTGGGTCTCGGTCCGCTGGTATCAGCCCGGTGGACCGCTCACGGCCGAGGAAGTCGGCCGTCAATATCTCGCTATCGTTCTTGGTGGCATCACAAGAGAGAAGGACTGA
- the fadA6 gene encoding steroid 3-ketoacyl-CoA thiolase FadA6 — protein MPEAYVIDAVRTAAGKRNGSLAGVHPVDLGAIGWRGLFDRNDVDPGAVDDVIAGCVDAIGPQAGNIGRLSWLAAGFPEEVPGVTVDRQCGSSQQAISFGAQAIMSGTADLIVAGGMQNMSQIPISSAMTVAEQFGFTSPTNESKSWLHRYGDQEISQFRGAELIAEKWELSREEMEQFALTSHQRAQEAIRAGHFENEIIPVDGFVTDEGPRDTSLEKMAGLKTLVEGGRLTAAMASQISDGASAVLLASEQAVKDHGLKPRARIHHISARGADPVFMLTGPIPATEYALKKTGLSIDDIDTVEINEAFAPVVMAWLKETGADPAKVNPSGGAIALGHPLGATGAKLFATMLNTLERTGGRYGLQTMCEGGGTANVTIIERL, from the coding sequence ATGCCTGAGGCCTATGTCATCGACGCTGTCCGCACCGCGGCCGGCAAGCGCAACGGATCACTGGCCGGAGTGCACCCGGTCGACCTCGGCGCGATCGGGTGGCGCGGGCTGTTCGACCGCAATGACGTCGATCCCGGCGCCGTCGACGACGTCATCGCCGGCTGCGTCGACGCGATCGGTCCGCAGGCCGGCAACATCGGCCGGCTGTCGTGGCTGGCCGCCGGCTTCCCCGAGGAAGTGCCCGGCGTCACCGTCGACCGCCAGTGCGGATCCAGCCAACAGGCGATTTCCTTTGGCGCGCAGGCGATCATGTCCGGAACGGCCGACCTCATCGTCGCCGGCGGCATGCAGAACATGAGCCAGATCCCGATCTCGTCGGCGATGACCGTCGCCGAGCAGTTCGGATTCACCTCGCCCACAAACGAATCCAAGAGCTGGCTACATCGCTACGGCGACCAGGAGATCTCCCAGTTCCGCGGTGCCGAGCTGATCGCGGAGAAGTGGGAACTCTCGCGCGAGGAGATGGAGCAGTTCGCGCTGACCAGCCACCAGCGCGCGCAGGAGGCGATCCGCGCGGGCCATTTCGAGAACGAGATCATCCCCGTCGACGGTTTCGTCACCGACGAGGGTCCCCGCGATACCTCGCTGGAGAAGATGGCCGGGCTCAAGACCCTGGTGGAGGGCGGCCGGTTGACCGCCGCGATGGCCAGCCAGATCTCCGACGGCGCCAGCGCGGTGCTGCTGGCCTCGGAGCAGGCCGTCAAGGATCACGGGCTCAAGCCCCGCGCCCGCATCCACCACATCAGCGCCCGCGGCGCCGACCCGGTGTTCATGTTGACCGGGCCGATCCCCGCCACCGAGTACGCGCTGAAGAAGACCGGCCTGTCGATCGACGACATCGACACCGTCGAGATCAACGAGGCGTTCGCGCCGGTCGTGATGGCGTGGCTGAAGGAGACCGGCGCCGACCCGGCAAAGGTCAATCCCAGTGGTGGCGCGATCGCGCTCGGTCATCCGCTCGGTGCCACCGGCGCCAAGTTGTTCGCCACGATGCTGAACACGTTGGAGCGCACCGGCGGTCGCTACGGTCTGCAGACCATGTGCGAGGGCGGCGGCACCGCGAACGTCACCATCATCGAGCGCCTCTGA
- a CDS encoding NDMA-dependent alcohol dehydrogenase, whose product MKTKAAVLWEFGADWSVEEIDLDPPQAGEVLVSWEATGLCHSDEHVHRGDLPAPLPLIGGHEGAGVVQEVGPNVPGLAPGDHVVASFLPACGRCRWCSTGQQNLCDLGAMIMTGTQLDGTYRRHLDGKDIGAMALVGTFSQYGTVPEASVVKIDDDIPLSRACLLGCGVTTGWGSAVNTAEVRPGDTVVVIGCGGIGSGAIQGARLAGAEKIVVVEPVETKRDKAIQFGATHFVTSAAEAMELVGDLTRGVMADSVLLTVGLLEGPMIEEALNLVRKGGAVVMTAIAAMTDVTPTLPMMMFTLFQKRLLGSLYGEANPRADIPRLLNLYRDGQLLLDETVTAEYKLDDVNQAYADMLDGRNIRGVVIHDHP is encoded by the coding sequence ATGAAGACCAAGGCAGCGGTTTTGTGGGAGTTCGGCGCCGACTGGAGCGTCGAGGAGATCGACCTGGATCCGCCACAGGCGGGCGAGGTACTGGTGTCGTGGGAAGCCACGGGGCTGTGCCATTCCGACGAGCACGTGCATCGGGGCGATCTGCCCGCGCCGCTTCCGCTCATCGGCGGCCACGAGGGCGCCGGCGTCGTGCAGGAGGTCGGGCCGAACGTGCCGGGCTTGGCGCCGGGCGACCACGTGGTGGCGTCGTTCCTGCCGGCCTGCGGTCGCTGCCGGTGGTGTTCGACGGGCCAGCAGAACCTCTGCGACCTCGGCGCGATGATCATGACCGGCACCCAGTTGGACGGCACGTACCGTCGTCATCTCGACGGCAAGGACATCGGTGCGATGGCGCTGGTCGGCACCTTCTCCCAGTACGGAACGGTGCCGGAGGCCTCGGTGGTCAAGATCGACGACGACATTCCGTTGTCGCGGGCCTGCCTGCTGGGCTGCGGGGTCACCACCGGCTGGGGGTCGGCGGTCAACACCGCCGAGGTGCGGCCCGGCGACACCGTCGTGGTCATCGGATGCGGCGGCATCGGCAGCGGCGCGATCCAGGGCGCGCGGCTTGCCGGCGCGGAGAAGATCGTCGTCGTCGAGCCCGTGGAAACCAAGCGGGACAAGGCAATCCAGTTCGGCGCCACCCATTTCGTGACGTCGGCAGCCGAAGCGATGGAGCTCGTCGGCGACCTCACCCGCGGGGTGATGGCCGACTCGGTGCTGCTGACCGTGGGCCTGCTGGAAGGCCCGATGATCGAGGAGGCGCTCAACCTCGTCCGCAAGGGCGGCGCGGTGGTGATGACCGCGATCGCGGCGATGACCGATGTGACACCGACGCTGCCGATGATGATGTTCACGCTGTTCCAGAAGCGGCTGCTGGGCAGCCTCTACGGCGAGGCCAACCCCCGCGCCGACATTCCGCGGCTGCTCAACCTCTACCGCGACGGCCAGTTGCTGCTCGACGAGACCGTGACCGCCGAGTACAAACTCGACGACGTCAACCAGGCGTACGCTGACATGCTCGACGGCCGCAACATCCGGGGCGTCGTCATCCACGATCATCCTTGA
- a CDS encoding SatD family protein — protein MTRLKPGASTGVRATLIGDVVGSRGVADRAAAHRALDSALAGAVTDAIDAPAFTVGDEFQGSYRTVGAAIEAALAIRMAVAPDIDVRFGIGWGAVTVLDATTGIQDGPGWWTAREAITWTAAAQRQPGLALVRTSFRAGEARSDTDAVNAALICRDHLLGSLDDRSLRIVKGLLSDHTKKDIAAAEGISASAVSQRAGRDGLDLIVVASRYLRNIP, from the coding sequence ATGACGAGGCTGAAGCCTGGCGCTTCAACAGGCGTTCGCGCGACCCTGATCGGCGACGTCGTCGGCTCCCGCGGCGTGGCCGACCGCGCGGCCGCGCACCGCGCCCTCGACAGCGCGTTGGCCGGCGCGGTGACCGATGCGATCGATGCGCCCGCCTTCACCGTCGGCGACGAGTTCCAGGGCAGCTACCGGACCGTCGGCGCGGCGATCGAAGCGGCGCTGGCCATCCGGATGGCCGTCGCACCCGACATCGACGTGCGGTTCGGCATCGGCTGGGGCGCCGTCACGGTGCTCGACGCCACCACGGGCATCCAGGACGGACCGGGATGGTGGACCGCCCGTGAGGCCATCACCTGGACCGCCGCCGCCCAGCGGCAACCGGGTTTGGCGCTGGTGCGCACCTCGTTCCGCGCCGGGGAGGCCCGCAGCGACACCGACGCGGTCAACGCCGCCCTGATCTGTCGGGACCACCTGCTTGGATCACTCGATGACCGATCACTACGGATTGTCAAAGGACTGTTGAGCGACCACACCAAGAAGGACATCGCGGCAGCCGAGGGCATCAGCGCCTCGGCGGTGTCGCAGCGCGCCGGCCGCGACGGGCTCGACTTGATCGTGGTGGCTTCCCGATACCTGAGGAACATCCCGTGA